The genomic region GTTCATGTTGTTGCTTTTTATATTAAGCTGAAATCTATATCCATCAAAGAAAAGTAATTCCAAGCAgcaagaaatcagaaaatgAGTACCTAAGCGTATTTATTTCCAACTTAGAATGACTCCCTCTCAAGTATCACTTGTTCTGCTTTGTAAAGCATAGCAGTGTGTAATCTGATTTCTATTTGTTTGAAACTAGTTGGTTTACAGTTTTGTGCTGTTTATGAGATTCAGGAATTAACTCATTTTTGCATCAAACATTGCAAAAGTTTTTATCTATTATGTCTCTTTGGTAATAGTAGGTTTCTTATGAATTTGTCTGATTTTTGTTTCTTCCTTTTGGTATTTAAGGTTGTTAGACTTTGTGCAAAATCAAGGGAAGCTGTAAGTTCTCCTGTTGAGCATTTAACCCTTCATTACCAGGTTTGTATTGACTTGTTgccttaattaataatttttaatctcaGGTTCGTATCTTCTCACTTATTTAACTGGATGCGTACCGACTCTGTTCATCTCAGGTTCGTCATCTTGACATGTCAGAAAAGAGTGAACTTCACAAGCTGCAACAATTGAAGGATGAGCAAGGTCACTTCGCTTTTCTGAAAACTTCTATGTATATTTGTCTCGACTTGATGCTCATTAGTTCCTGAAATTTTACAGGAGAATTGTCTAGTAATGATGAGAAAAAATATAAGGCACTGAAGCGGGCAACCGAGAGGGAGATTTCTCAAAGTGCTGATGTCATTTGTTGCACATGTGTTGGTGCTGGAGATCCTCGATTGGCCAATTTTAGGTTCCGGCAGGTTGGAATAAGTCTTAAATTAACAGTTAGTTACTATCTGTCACAACTTAAAAATAGCTTACACAAATCTATCCTCTGCTTGTAGGTACTTATTGATGAGTCGACTCAGGCTACAGAACCTGAATGCCTGATTCCTTTGGTTCTTGGGGCAAAGCAGGTACTTTGAGATCAAATATGTAGACGTTGCTAAATTTTGATTATGAGCTTGATTTTTAACAAGTTGTTGCCCGGAGTCTGATGAGAAATTTCCGTATTAGGTTGTTCTTGTTGGAGATCACTGCCAGCTTGGTCCAGTCATTATGTGCAAGAAAGCAGCTCGTGCTGGGCTTGCCCGGTCTCTTTTTGAACGCCTCGTTATACTTGGTGTGAAACCAATTAGATTGCAGGTAATTGGTCCAAAGTTTTCAGTCTGTGCATGGGTAGCTGCGCATAGTATCATTTTGCTAGTGTACATTTACTTGCCCcttttttttacatttatttgtttgtttatttattcttttatgttGGATAATCAGAGATGAAATCTGAGTTTTGTTATTTgtatcaatgtattaaaaggcGGAGGCGTGGGCAAGGCGTTCCATGGATAGCCCCGCCTAAGCGGAGGCGTGAGTCGAAGCCTTACGGGACCTTAAATAATAGGGGACTGCTGAGAAAAACAGGGAAAACAGGGGACTCTTggggttttaaaaataaaagaaaaacagactTGGCCAAAACGACGTTGCTTTGGGCCACgtcatttaaaaaatattaaagactTGGCCAAAATGACATCGTTTTGGACCAAgtcttttgaaaaaataatctCTCCTCTTCTTCGTGGTCGTCTTCCTTGTGAAGATGCTGCACACCCTGCAACCCTAAACCCAGATGACAGCCTTCAACTTCGATTTACCCAGACAACAGAGCATTTGACTTTGATTTTGGGTTGCGGATGGATCTGGAAACGCCCGCCAACCGCCTTTAGGCGCGCCTCAGCCGCCTAGGCTCGCCTCGGTGAGTTTTTGCCCACTCCCACTGGGCAGAGGCGTTATCACTTGCGCCCTGCCTCCAAAGGTGCCTAGGCGCGCCCCTAAAACACTATTTTGTATACCCATTCATTAATAGATATGATATTGGTCTTTTCTTCTTAATGTTACAGCATGAACATTCAATTCAATATTAAGGTGTGCCAATGAAGTTGTTGCTTTActtatctctatctctttattggAAGCTTGTTGCAGTTCTCAATGTATTTGCCCTTAACTCATTGTTTATTGCTTTGGAGTTTAGGTAcctgtatttatttattttccttcttATCACATTTTCCATAACTTCTGTGAGCAAATAAACTTTATTGTGATTTAATTTGTTTGGATTATTCTCAACATTTAACCTGTttggttcttttttatttaattttaattctgtTCTGTCATCAGTCTTGTTTCTGATTCAAATATTAAGTTGCATAGTGTAGCTAACAGTGCACCATTAAGAGGCTTATGACACTTTCTGTGTTGTTGTATGTCGTTCACAGTGAAATTGCTCTTTCTTGCATGTGTTGCAAGGCTAATATATTTTGTGTGATTTAATTTTAGGTTCAATACCGAATGCATCCAGCCTTGTCAGAATTTCCATCTAACAGCTTCTACGAGGGCACACTTCAAAATGGAGTTACCATCAATGAAAGGCAATCATCGGGCATTGATTTTCCTTGGCCGGTTCCCAATCGTCCCATGTTCTTTTATGTACAGGTAACAATAAGTGCCAGTTGAATAGTATAAACCATCTAAAAGTTTGTTGCAAAGAGTTGCTCTGTCTACTAGGTGCTTTTCTGTCGACATTTTTAGATCATATTATCTCCGAAGACTTGTTCTGGACTCATACAGCTGTGTTATAGATGGGGCAAGAGGAGATAAGTGCTAGTGGAACATCCTATCTGAACAGAACTGAGGCTGCTAACGTTGAAAAGATTGTCACAACATTCTTGAGGAGTGGCGTAGTCCCTAGTCAGGTGAACCTACAACATTCCTTATGAGTTTAGCATTTTATATCTGGATTCCATGTttcattaatttaataaaaatacacttTGTAGATTGGAGTGATCACACCATATGAGGGACAGAGAGCTTATATTGTGAACTATATGTCGAGAAATGGTGCTCTCAGACAGCAACTTTATAAGGAAATTGAGGTAATATATTCATCACATGTAGAAGTCTTTGCGCTTGACCTATTTTGTCTATATTGCTTCATTGTTATGTTATTACAGGTTGCCAGCGTAGATTCATTTCAAGGACGGGAAAAGGATTATATCATCCTTTCGTGTGTGAGGAGTAATGAGCATCAGGTGTGTTCATAAAACCACTTGTGTGAAGTATGCACATTTTTCTGTTATCAATGTACATTTGAATTGTTTTGTTGCTATTTCCCTGCCGCGCGCGCGCCGGGGGGTgccgccgggggggggggggggttggggtTTGTTGAGGATTCCTGTCTAATACACCCCTTTTTCAGGGCATCGGATTCCTTAATGATCCTCGCAGGCTCAATGTTGCTCTAACACGCGCTCGATATGGTATTGTCATTCTTGGAAACCCTAAAGTTCTTAGTAAACAGCCACTGTGGAATAGCCTGTTGACTCATTACAAGGTATTAACTGTTCTCTGTAATTTTGATATTGTTGGTTTGCGTTGACCTGtgccttttgttttttattccaGCTAATAGAAAAagactttttaagtttttctcaagtattttttgttatttaactTGACAATTTTTTCTGCTAGTATGTATTTTTCGTTCTCGTCCTGTTTTTCTCAAGTCCTTTTAGATCCTTTGGTTCATTGTGTTTGTTGTGCTGTATGGGTTGATATACAGACTCTAGCATTCCATAGTACTGACATTTTATACACCATTAGGAACACGAGTGCTTGGTTGAGGGGCCACTAAATAACCTGAAGCAGAGTATGGTGCAATTTCCAAAGCCTAAAAAGGTGTGTCACTAGCAGAGAAGGCAAAAATTAAGTTTTCATGCTTTTTCTTTTGATGTACTCATATTTTTAATCTGTTGTGGGTTATGAAATCACCAATTTATGATGGATGTAAATTTGTTGTGTTTGCTCTTATGTTGACACAGATCTACAATGATCGTCGCCTATTCTATGGTGGTGGTCCTGGAGTTATCCCCAATGACAGTTTTGGGTCTGTTGCCTCAGCTGGCCAAAGTGCTGACAGAAGAAGTAATCGGGGTAGGGGTATGTTAGTACTAGTCTCTTTCCCTTTTTACCTTGTTTCTCCAGGAATTGTAGGATGAAGTGCACTGTTTGTTTTCACCACGCTTTCCATTTTACTCTGATGGTGTTCTTGTTATCTTTGTTTTGatatttcttttacttttcctATTCCACCAAATACAAAAGTAGTAGGGATGAAAAAGGgaagaaatctatatgaaaAATTGAAGCCAATACTTTTAACGTAATGGTTATTGATATGTTAGTGTGTAGTATATAAACTTGGGTTCATTTGATATGGTGAATAATTCAAATAAACGGATTCACATGTGTTgaaatgttaaattttttttctttagaagTTAAGACAAGGAAATAGATAAAATAATTAACCCCCGAGTTCTAAGTTTTAATCCAATAAATAAGTAGAAAACCTTAACTGGTCTCATATGCCTAAAATAATGATGTCTTTCATCCTTATAGATTGTTTATGCCAAAAGCAGGTTCTTACCTACCTCCTGGCCCACCCAATGGTACCCATAAGCCTGGTGTACATCCGGCTGGATATCCATTACCTCAGGCACCTCTTTCGCCATTTCATGGAGGACCCCTTTCTCAACCGTATGCTATTCCAACTCGTGGAGCTGTGCATGGACCAGTTGGAGCTGTTCCTCATGTCCCTCAACCTGGAAGTCGTGGTTTTGGGGCAGGACGTGGGAATGCCGGTGCTCCAATTGGCGGTCATCTTCCGCACCAGCAAGGCACACAACAAAATGTTGGGAATATGGGGTCTACCTTCAACATTCCTTCTCTTAAAAATCCAAATAGCCAACCATCTGTTGGTGGCCCCTTATCTCAACATGGATTTGTCAATAATGTTTGTACCGGCCCATTTTATCCTTCTGTTTTTCTCATGTACCAATTCTCCCCTAGATCTTGGTCCCTCATCCGCCTGATGCATGTACTCTTCTTTGTTGTATGCAACAGATGCCAGTTCAAGGGCCAAGCCAAACGTTTCGTGATGGATTTTCCATGGCGGGCATGTCTCAGGTCTTTCTCGTACTAAACATGATGTTCGTAGTAACTTGTCATGTTgatattcattttttaatttcatctttGATTTTATGTTGCCAGGAATGTTTGGGTGATGACTTTAAAAGTCAGGGATCACATGTTCCTTATAATGTTGCTGACTTCTCCACTCAGGTACGAAGTTGCGgtgctttttcttttgttgtatttttAGTGTATGCTGGGCCATacattatttgtttgtttctgcAGTGTATTTCTGGATTtaatttttgggtaaaatatatttttgttcacTGTGTTTTGACTCAAAATCACTTTTGGTCCTGTGGTTTTAAATGTATCAATATAGTCActgtatttcaatttttgttagcaATTTTATCACAATCCAAAGTGGATAAACCCGAGAAGTGTAAGTAGTTTTAGGAGGCCTATAGCGCGGTCTTTCAATCCCTTAGCAACATTTTCTTGAAAACAGACGGATTGTTTTCCAAAATGAAAATCTGGATTCTAACTTGTTAATTACCGCAGtttcaaaattgtttttaaattccttGCAAAACCAAACACACTGACCGAAAATGACATCGAGGCAAAGTATAGTGACCAAATATGCATTTTTAGCATGTGTTTTTGGGCTATGCCTTAAGTGGTTTGTTTAAGGATGTTATACAATGTTTTTCATTAATTACCTTTTTTGTTTACATTTTCGATGAATTAATTTCACATGGAAGAAGAGTTCCTACATCatgcaaaagaaaaattgaaaggaaaaggTTATTTATAGAAAGAGGATTTTCCCTTACCCTTTTTGTGTCTGCGCTATTTACTTTCCTAATGTACCTATAGTCTATGTTATGTAATTTAAGAACCTCTATTACTTGCAATTGCAGAATTAGTCATGTATTCGAAAAATTAAAACTGACATGATGCTAGCATGCTTGACAGGCTTCTCAAAGTGGATATGCTGTTGATTATGTTACTCAAGGAGCACAAGGTGGGTTTCCAGGGAACTTTCTGAACCAGAACTCTCAAGCTGGATATTCTCGATTTGGTAGTGGGAATGACTTCATGTCTCAGGTTTGCTAGTTTCCCTTTGTTGTCATTAAATTTTTACTGTGCTTTGGGCAATTCTCAATTGCTTTCTTACAGGACTACATGCCTCATGGATCACAAGGCCTATTTACTCAGGTGGGCTTTAATGACCCATCACAGGATGGAGTTGCAAATGCCAATCAACTTCAGTCTCAGGTTTCATTTTATACCAATGCTATTTAATAGATTGTGACGGGAAAATAAGGAAATGGGAAGTAGAAACATTTGGCTGTTCTGTAATTAGGAAGTCCTTTCACATTGCTCTTCAACAGAGTTTAGAGGGTTGGGTATATGACGAAAATGCGTACTGCATTCTGCCTCTGTTCTTCTTCAAGTCATATTGAGTCATATTTAGTCATATTTTGGCTTGGTGGTGGTTATCCTCGCCAGTGCTAATAGCTGATAGGTTCGACATATTTGCAGGGCTTTATGAACTCACTGTACTCTCAGCCTTTTGCCCATTACAACACACAGCCAATGAACTTGCAGGccccacaacaacaacaacagcagcagGGTCAGACCTCCCaaaatcagaaaatccactACAATGGTTAAGAGACAGTAGGGAATAATGGCTGTGATGGGTTATAGTATTTGCATTCAGCAACTTGGTTTGTGCTCTCTTGTGTGCCCAAATACAACTACCCTAAAATGCAGAAGATTTGTTGGTTGCGATCAGTGTCGCTATCTCCAGAACCTGTAGTTGAGGTGTTCTGGGTTTTGAGAATACTATCAAATAGAGTGGGCAAATGAGCATATGGGGGTCTGAGCAAACAAGAGCGGCACATCCGCTGCTGAGAAAGAAAAGGATAACCCCAATATGACCTGCTTGAAGTTTTGTATTGTTCCGAAGAAAGGTAAGAAAAAGATGGTTAAGTGAAATGAGAGCATTACATGGCATGGTTTTTGGCGAAAGGGTTCTGGCACCGGAAGAGACAGAGCGCGCTATATATGCTGACTGACAGGGAAATGACCCAATTTATTCATATACAGAAGCAGTTTTACCACAAAAAATTTGTACAGCATGCTGGGGAAAGTCGCCTAACCCTTTCAGCTCCTGGCATGTAGTTATACTCTACATTATAATTTTGCATCGACGATGATGAAATCTTTAGCAAGTGTTTATTCAGTGCTTGTATTGCTTGGCATTGAACCCTTTACCCCGGTCAGGTGGTATATAAAAAGGCTAATGATTGGTTTGTTTCTGTTATCCGGCTTCGTTTCCCCTCGATTCCCTTTTCCCTTTTCCTGTTTTGTTGACAAGTCTCTGAAAAAACCAAGGAAAAGTAGAACCACTTGACGCAAAACTAGCAAGATCCGCAGCATCCGCCCCTTGTTACTATTAAAGAAAACAATCGTCTAAGCTCTCCATGATTTGACTCGGGAACTCAACGAGCTCAAAACCTTCATGTACCAATTCACTGGCGGTCCACGGCCTGACATCCGTCGCCGCCCAAACCGTAGTACATCTGCGGCCCACACTCTTCAACGTCTTTTGCCAACCCACCCATCTCATCCGGGTTATAGAACACGTACGTTGGACATCAAATTACTCGTCCAATCCTAACACAGTTCCCTCACCTCGACTCGATCCCCGAGTCCGTTGGCCCCCGCATTCCTCAATAGCCCTGGGAAGGAGTGGCCCAATATTCATGAGAACGACTTAGGCTCGCTCCAAGCCAAGCTGCTGTCAATCCGGGGAGTCCTGTACCTGCACTGAGCTCGAGTACCGACTTGTCCTGGAAGTTCAAGTGGAAGTGGAAGATGGCTGGGCCTTGAGTGGCCATCCAATTGGGTAGGACCAGGTACGAGGTCCAAACCCATGAGCCGGTGAGAGCTCGGCCTGTTGTTGAGTTGTTGACGTCGTCTAGCTCTTGGATTACTAGGTTTGGTTTGTGCCCTATATTTGTTTCATGGCCATTATGTTTAGGTCTGGCAATTTCTTATACGATTCGTTAACACGACCCGAAATAATTCGAAAATAATGGATTTCGAATTGATACGTTAACTAATCGAGTGGTTATCAGTCAAAGGTTAAAAACCTGTTAATAACGGATCTTTAACAGGTTTAATCATGGTTAACCCGTTTTGACCCATTAAGAAAAagaagttattttgatgatcttacacaactaaaaaaacttaatataaaatacaatagccatagttTACATATTGCTTATTAAATACTAGTCTTTCTGCACACACTCATGCGCGTGCGAAAAGGCTATTTTTACATCACGGTGCGCAACGCGCCGCTTAGAAAGAAAGTTGAGACAGAAACTACAATGGCCATTGTTATCTGTTTGGTTCTCCACTCAAATTGTCTTCAAGGTCAATTAATAGTTGCCTTTCTTCTTGCGTTTCTTTGGTGGAAGCTTGCAAATGCTTCCTTAAATTGGTGAGGAAATTAAATGAGTGAATTAGTTGATTATGAACTAAAACCGTACAATGAAATGAGGCAACACACTCACATTTGAAACATGCC from Pyrus communis chromosome 4, drPyrComm1.1, whole genome shotgun sequence harbors:
- the LOC137730814 gene encoding regulator of nonsense transcripts 1 homolog isoform X1, which produces MDLQPNNLFDTASQPDTANDAYTFLEFNTQGEDFDYPEFRDPIRSPVAWPTASDSLSEPADRDRGGGGVGSDQQSDASPVSAAPGSATKARAGGSGSNAGNNQVVDVLTAGMSVLNFEDTGDDDNYEFGKGDFTEHACRYCGVSNPACVVRCNVPSCRKWFCNSRGNTSGSHIVNHLVRAKHKEVCLHKDSPLGETILECYNCGCRNVFLLGFISAKTESVVVLLCREPCLSVNALKDMNWDLSQWCPLIDDRCFLQWLVKVPSEQEQLRARQISAQQINKVEELWKSNPDASLEDLEKPGVDDEPQPVALKYEDAYQYQNVFAPLIKLEADYDKMMKESQSKDNVTIRWDIGLNKKRIAYFVFTKEDNELRLVPGDELRLRYSGDAAHPAWQSVGHVIKLTAQEEVALELRASQGVPVDLNHGFSVDFVWKSTSFDRMQGAMKAFAVDETSVSGYIYHHLLGHEVEVQMVRNSLPRRFGAPGLPELNASQVFAVKSVLQKPISLIQGPPGTGKTVTSAAIVYHMAKQGQGQVLVCAPSNVAVDQLAEKISATGLKVVRLCAKSREAVSSPVEHLTLHYQVRHLDMSEKSELHKLQQLKDEQGELSSNDEKKYKALKRATEREISQSADVICCTCVGAGDPRLANFRFRQVLIDESTQATEPECLIPLVLGAKQVVLVGDHCQLGPVIMCKKAARAGLARSLFERLVILGVKPIRLQVQYRMHPALSEFPSNSFYEGTLQNGVTINERQSSGIDFPWPVPNRPMFFYVQMGQEEISASGTSYLNRTEAANVEKIVTTFLRSGVVPSQIGVITPYEGQRAYIVNYMSRNGALRQQLYKEIEVASVDSFQGREKDYIILSCVRSNEHQGIGFLNDPRRLNVALTRARYGIVILGNPKVLSKQPLWNSLLTHYKEHECLVEGPLNNLKQSMVQFPKPKKIYNDRRLFYGGGPGVIPNDSFGSVASAGQSADRRSNRGRAGSYLPPGPPNGTHKPGVHPAGYPLPQAPLSPFHGGPLSQPYAIPTRGAVHGPVGAVPHVPQPGSRGFGAGRGNAGAPIGGHLPHQQGTQQNVGNMGSTFNIPSLKNPNSQPSVGGPLSQHGFVNNMPVQGPSQTFRDGFSMAGMSQECLGDDFKSQGSHVPYNVADFSTQASQSGYAVDYVTQGAQGGFPGNFLNQNSQAGYSRFGSGNDFMSQDYMPHGSQGLFTQVGFNDPSQDGVANANQLQSQGFMNSLYSQPFAHYNTQPMNLQAPQQQQQQQGQTSQNQKIHYNG
- the LOC137730814 gene encoding regulator of nonsense transcripts 1 homolog isoform X2, whose amino-acid sequence is MDLQPNNLFDTASQPDTANDAYTFLEFNTQGEDFDYPEFRDPIRSPVAWPTASDSLSEPADRDRGGGGVGSDQQSDASPVSAAPGSATKARAGGSGSNAGNNQVVDVLTAGMSVLNFEDTGDDDNYEFGKGDFTEHACRYCGVSNPACVVRCNVPSCRKWFCNSRGNTSGSHIVNHLVRAKHKEVCLHKDSPLGETILECYNCGCRNVFLLGFISAKTESVVVLLCREPCLSVNALKDMNWDLSQWCPLIDDRCFLQWLVKVPSEQEQLRARQISAQQINKVEELWKSNPDASLEDLEKPGVDDEPQPVALKYEDAYQYQNVFAPLIKLEADYDKMMKESQSKDNVTIRWDIGLNKKRIAYFVFTKEDNELRLVPGDELRLRYSGDAAHPAWQSVGHVIKLTAQEEVALELRASQGVPVDLNHGFSVDFVWKSTSFDRMQGAMKAFAVDETSVSGYIYHHLLGHEVEVQMVRNSLPRRFGAPGLPELNASQVFAVKSVLQKPISLIQGPPGTGKTVTSAAIVYHMAKQGQGQVLVCAPSNVAVDQLAEKISATGLKVVRLCAKSREAVSSPVEHLTLHYQVRHLDMSEKSELHKLQQLKDEQGELSSNDEKKYKALKRATEREISQSADVICCTCVGAGDPRLANFRFRQVLIDESTQATEPECLIPLVLGAKQVVLVGDHCQLGPVIMCKKAARAGLARSLFERLVILGVKPIRLQVQYRMHPALSEFPSNSFYEGTLQNGVTINERQSSGIDFPWPVPNRPMFFYVQMGQEEISASGTSYLNRTEAANVEKIVTTFLRSGVVPSQIGVITPYEGQRAYIVNYMSRNGALRQQLYKEIEVASVDSFQGREKDYIILSCVRSNEHQGIGFLNDPRRLNVALTRARYGIVILGNPKVLSKQPLWNSLLTHYKEHECLVEGPLNNLKQSMVQFPKPKKIYNDRRLFYGGGPGVIPNDSFGSVASAGQSADRRSNRGRGSYLPPGPPNGTHKPGVHPAGYPLPQAPLSPFHGGPLSQPYAIPTRGAVHGPVGAVPHVPQPGSRGFGAGRGNAGAPIGGHLPHQQGTQQNVGNMGSTFNIPSLKNPNSQPSVGGPLSQHGFVNNMPVQGPSQTFRDGFSMAGMSQECLGDDFKSQGSHVPYNVADFSTQASQSGYAVDYVTQGAQGGFPGNFLNQNSQAGYSRFGSGNDFMSQDYMPHGSQGLFTQVGFNDPSQDGVANANQLQSQGFMNSLYSQPFAHYNTQPMNLQAPQQQQQQQGQTSQNQKIHYNG
- the LOC137730814 gene encoding regulator of nonsense transcripts 1 homolog isoform X3 is translated as MDLQPNNLFDTASQPDTANDAYTFLEFNTQGEDFDYPEFRDPIRSPVAWPTASDSLSEPADRDRGGGGVGSDQQSDASPVSAAPGSATKARAGGSGSNAGNNQVVDVLTAGMSVLNFEDTGDDDNYEFGKGDFTEHACRYCGVSNPACVVRCNVPSCRKWFCNSRGNTSGSHIVNHLVRAKHKEVCLHKDSPLGETILECYNCGCRNVFLLGFISAKTESVVVLLCREPCLSVNALKDMNWDLSQWCPLIDDRCFLQWLVKVPSEQEQLRARQISAQQINKVEELWKSNPDASLEDLEKPGVDDEPQPVALKYEDAYQYQNVFAPLIKLEADYDKMMKESQSKDNVTIRWDIGLNKKRIAYFVFTKEDNELRLVPGDELRLRYSGDAAHPAWQSVGHVIKLTAQEEVALELRASQGVPVDLNHGFSVDFVWKSTSFDRMQGAMKAFAVDETSVSGYIYHHLLGHEVEVQMVRNSLPRRFGAPGLPELNASQVFAVKSVLQKPISLIQGPPGTGKTVTSAAIVYHMAKQGQGQVLVCAPSNVAVDQLAEKISATGLKVVRLCAKSREAVSSPVEHLTLHYQVRHLDMSEKSELHKLQQLKDEQGELSSNDEKKYKALKRATEREISQSADVICCTCVGAGDPRLANFRFRQVLIDESTQATEPECLIPLVLGAKQVVLVGDHCQLGPVIMCKKAARAGLARSLFERLVILGVKPIRLQVQYRMHPALSEFPSNSFYEGTLQNGVTINERQSSGIDFPWPVPNRPMFFYVQMGQEEISASGTSYLNRTEAANVEKIVTTFLRSGVVPSQIGVITPYEGQRAYIVNYMSRNGALRQQLYKEIEVASVDSFQGREKDYIILSCVRSNEHQGIGFLNDPRRLNVALTRARYGIVILGNPKVLSKQPLWNSLLTHYKEHECLVEGPLNNLKQSMVQFPKPKKIYNDRRLFYGGGPGVIPNDSFGSVASAGQSADRRSNRGSYLPPGPPNGTHKPGVHPAGYPLPQAPLSPFHGGPLSQPYAIPTRGAVHGPVGAVPHVPQPGSRGFGAGRGNAGAPIGGHLPHQQGTQQNVGNMGSTFNIPSLKNPNSQPSVGGPLSQHGFVNNMPVQGPSQTFRDGFSMAGMSQECLGDDFKSQGSHVPYNVADFSTQASQSGYAVDYVTQGAQGGFPGNFLNQNSQAGYSRFGSGNDFMSQDYMPHGSQGLFTQVGFNDPSQDGVANANQLQSQGFMNSLYSQPFAHYNTQPMNLQAPQQQQQQQGQTSQNQKIHYNG
- the LOC137730814 gene encoding regulator of nonsense transcripts 1 homolog isoform X4 produces the protein MNWDLSQWCPLIDDRCFLQWLVKVPSEQEQLRARQISAQQINKVEELWKSNPDASLEDLEKPGVDDEPQPVALKYEDAYQYQNVFAPLIKLEADYDKMMKESQSKDNVTIRWDIGLNKKRIAYFVFTKEDNELRLVPGDELRLRYSGDAAHPAWQSVGHVIKLTAQEEVALELRASQGVPVDLNHGFSVDFVWKSTSFDRMQGAMKAFAVDETSVSGYIYHHLLGHEVEVQMVRNSLPRRFGAPGLPELNASQVFAVKSVLQKPISLIQGPPGTGKTVTSAAIVYHMAKQGQGQVLVCAPSNVAVDQLAEKISATGLKVVRLCAKSREAVSSPVEHLTLHYQVRHLDMSEKSELHKLQQLKDEQGELSSNDEKKYKALKRATEREISQSADVICCTCVGAGDPRLANFRFRQVLIDESTQATEPECLIPLVLGAKQVVLVGDHCQLGPVIMCKKAARAGLARSLFERLVILGVKPIRLQVQYRMHPALSEFPSNSFYEGTLQNGVTINERQSSGIDFPWPVPNRPMFFYVQMGQEEISASGTSYLNRTEAANVEKIVTTFLRSGVVPSQIGVITPYEGQRAYIVNYMSRNGALRQQLYKEIEVASVDSFQGREKDYIILSCVRSNEHQGIGFLNDPRRLNVALTRARYGIVILGNPKVLSKQPLWNSLLTHYKEHECLVEGPLNNLKQSMVQFPKPKKIYNDRRLFYGGGPGVIPNDSFGSVASAGQSADRRSNRGRAGSYLPPGPPNGTHKPGVHPAGYPLPQAPLSPFHGGPLSQPYAIPTRGAVHGPVGAVPHVPQPGSRGFGAGRGNAGAPIGGHLPHQQGTQQNVGNMGSTFNIPSLKNPNSQPSVGGPLSQHGFVNNMPVQGPSQTFRDGFSMAGMSQECLGDDFKSQGSHVPYNVADFSTQASQSGYAVDYVTQGAQGGFPGNFLNQNSQAGYSRFGSGNDFMSQDYMPHGSQGLFTQVGFNDPSQDGVANANQLQSQGFMNSLYSQPFAHYNTQPMNLQAPQQQQQQQGQTSQNQKIHYNG